The Dehalococcoidia bacterium genome has a segment encoding these proteins:
- a CDS encoding HAMP domain-containing sensor histidine kinase, translating to MSLRLRLALLYTLLLGMVLAVLGVVTFVLVSKRLYAAVDESLRAEAEAVEQALAPVDAPLTPSLVLERSQRLAQLAGELSTFYVLDAGGRVLYSSLRAPLSAPAGSFSRLPTFVTYRVGGQAIRFYTDPLLDGDRLLGVVEVGQSLRATDSALSEIRNVIVLGGAVALLLTAGSSYLLAGRALLPVRQLAALARYIERTGDFHRRLPEPATRGEPKELVSTFNAMIERVERTLALQAAFLADSSHELRRPLTVIRTNIDVLRSNDLTSEEQRACLDEMAAEAEAMARLIADLLFLSREGEHAIEHKPVDLSALAREQATRLAEQAQGHHLTVQVEDGVWVLGDQARLSQMMTNVLENALAYTPAGGEVALCLVCREGWAELKVSDNGIGIPPEELPRVFERFFRGRGARAMRPQGSGLGLAIVRHVAEIHGGQVEVESSPGRGTTLTVRLPLLGDGRQRL from the coding sequence TTGTCGCTGCGGCTGCGACTGGCCCTCCTCTACACGCTCTTGCTGGGGATGGTGCTGGCCGTCCTGGGGGTGGTGACCTTCGTGCTGGTCTCCAAGCGCCTCTATGCCGCTGTGGACGAGAGCCTGCGGGCCGAGGCTGAGGCGGTGGAGCAGGCCCTGGCACCGGTGGACGCTCCCCTCACCCCGTCGCTGGTGCTAGAGCGCTCCCAGCGGCTGGCCCAATTGGCGGGCGAGCTCAGCACCTTCTATGTGCTCGATGCCGGCGGGCGGGTGCTCTACTCCTCGCTGCGGGCACCTCTGTCGGCTCCCGCGGGCAGCTTCTCCAGGTTACCCACCTTCGTCACCTACCGTGTGGGAGGACAAGCCATCCGCTTCTATACGGATCCGCTGCTGGACGGCGACCGCCTCCTCGGGGTCGTGGAGGTGGGGCAGTCACTGCGAGCCACCGATAGCGCCCTGAGCGAGATCCGCAACGTCATCGTCCTGGGCGGGGCGGTGGCACTGCTCCTGACGGCGGGGTCATCCTATCTGCTGGCCGGCCGCGCGCTCCTGCCGGTGCGACAGCTGGCTGCCCTCGCCCGCTACATCGAGCGCACGGGTGACTTCCACCGCCGGCTGCCTGAGCCGGCCACCCGCGGCGAGCCCAAGGAGCTGGTCTCGACGTTCAACGCCATGATCGAGCGGGTGGAGCGGACGCTGGCGTTGCAGGCCGCCTTCCTGGCCGATTCCTCCCACGAGCTGCGCCGGCCCCTGACCGTCATCCGCACCAATATAGACGTCCTACGCTCCAACGACCTGACCAGCGAGGAGCAGAGGGCCTGCCTAGACGAGATGGCGGCCGAGGCGGAGGCCATGGCCAGGCTCATCGCCGACCTCCTCTTCCTCTCGCGGGAGGGGGAGCACGCCATCGAGCATAAGCCCGTGGACCTGAGCGCCCTTGCCCGCGAGCAGGCAACCCGCCTGGCCGAGCAGGCTCAGGGCCATCATCTTACAGTCCAGGTAGAGGACGGGGTTTGGGTGCTGGGCGACCAGGCCCGGCTCTCCCAGATGATGACCAACGTGCTAGAGAACGCCCTCGCCTACACCCCGGCTGGTGGGGAGGTGGCTCTATGCTTGGTCTGTCGGGAGGGGTGGGCCGAGCTGAAGGTTAGCGACAACGGCATCGGCATCCCGCCCGAAGAGCTGCCCCGTGTGTTCGAGCGCTTCTTCCGGGGGCGGGGGGCCAGAGCCATGCGGCCCCAGGGCAGCGGTCTGGGGCTGGCCATCGTCCGCCACGTAGCTGAGATCCACGGGGGGCAGGTGGAGGTCGAGAGTTCCCCTGGCAGGGGCACCACCTTAACCGTCCGCCTGCCGCTCCTTGGGGACGGCCGGCAGCGCCTCTAA
- a CDS encoding DegT/DnrJ/EryC1/StrS family aminotransferase has product MNVKVPAAAIHFPEEDRQWILERIDEVLQSGRLTLGQHTRALEEEFARLCGVRYAVATASGTAALEMALRIIGIAGREVVIPTNTFFATAAAVLHAGGIPRFVDCEPDSFALDPVALERAIGPRTAAVILVHIGGIVSPHIERIVEICRRAGVPLVEDAAHAHGSSYRGRLAGSFGLAAAFSFYPTKVVTSGEGGMLVTDDEGIYREALIYRDQGKERFDSNRHVRLGYNWRMSEVHAVIGLAQVRRLHEFVAHRRRIAAIYDRELIGLAPWVVPLREPEGVCTNYYKYICWFRGLPRELLKVRLRQRYGVALSGEVYELPCHRQPCFAPWDPGALPSAEEICARHICLPISARMTEEDALYVVGSLRQVVAELLAEGQGGEGG; this is encoded by the coding sequence ATGAACGTGAAGGTACCAGCGGCCGCCATCCACTTCCCAGAGGAGGACCGGCAGTGGATCCTGGAACGCATCGATGAGGTGCTGCAGAGCGGGCGCCTCACCTTGGGCCAGCACACCCGTGCCCTGGAGGAGGAGTTCGCTCGTCTGTGCGGTGTGCGGTACGCCGTGGCTACCGCTAGCGGCACTGCCGCCCTGGAGATGGCACTACGGATCATCGGCATCGCCGGGCGGGAGGTGGTGATACCAACCAACACTTTCTTCGCCACCGCCGCCGCCGTCCTGCACGCGGGCGGCATCCCCCGCTTCGTCGATTGCGAGCCTGACTCCTTCGCCCTTGACCCCGTGGCACTGGAGAGAGCTATAGGGCCACGGACGGCGGCTGTCATCTTGGTCCACATCGGTGGCATCGTCAGCCCCCACATCGAGCGCATCGTCGAAATCTGCCGTCGGGCTGGGGTGCCGCTAGTGGAGGACGCCGCCCATGCCCACGGCTCCAGCTACCGGGGACGGCTGGCCGGCAGCTTCGGCCTGGCGGCGGCCTTCTCCTTCTACCCCACCAAGGTGGTCACCAGCGGCGAGGGGGGCATGCTGGTCACCGACGACGAGGGCATCTACCGCGAGGCCCTCATCTACCGTGACCAGGGCAAGGAACGCTTCGATAGCAACCGCCACGTGCGTCTGGGCTACAACTGGCGCATGAGCGAGGTCCATGCTGTCATCGGCCTGGCCCAGGTGCGGCGGCTGCACGAGTTCGTGGCCCACAGGCGGCGCATCGCCGCTATCTACGACCGAGAGCTGATTGGTCTGGCACCGTGGGTGGTTCCACTGCGGGAGCCGGAGGGGGTCTGCACCAACTATTACAAGTACATCTGCTGGTTCCGCGGGCTGCCCCGCGAGCTGCTGAAGGTGCGGCTGCGGCAGCGCTACGGGGTAGCCCTGAGCGGGGAGGTCTACGAGTTACCCTGCCACCGTCAGCCCTGCTTCGCCCCCTGGGACCCGGGCGCCCTGCCCTCCGCCGAGGAGATATGTGCCCGCCATATCTGTCTGCCCATCTCCGCCCGCATGACGGAGGAGGACGCCCTCTACGTGGTGGGCTCCCTGCGGCAGGTGGTGGCCGAGCTGCTGGCCGAGGGCCAGGGGGGTGAGGGGGGATGA
- a CDS encoding NAD-dependent epimerase/dehydratase family protein, producing MRVGVTGGSGFIGSHVVDALLEAGHQVRVLDLRPPHRPEAGFRRVDVLDAEGLADAAVGLDALFHLAAVADVNDVDRDPARAVAVNVLGTANALVACLRAEVGRFFLASTVWVYSSLPEEVEAPVDEDAPLAVAADRHVYTTTKLAAEMLCHDFQRRHGLPCTILRYGIPYGPRMRPSLVIPTFVRRALRGEPLLVAGDGSQSRRFLYVGDLARAHTLALSPQAAGRTYNLDGDEEVSILRLAETVLRLTGSSSPIQFVPARGGDYRGVAVSNERARRELGWQPQVPFEEGMARTVDWLVQQEGLAATRQP from the coding sequence ATGAGGGTCGGCGTCACCGGCGGCTCCGGCTTCATCGGCTCCCATGTGGTGGATGCCCTGCTGGAGGCGGGGCACCAGGTGCGGGTCCTAGACCTGCGCCCTCCCCACCGGCCCGAAGCGGGGTTCCGGCGGGTGGACGTCCTGGACGCTGAGGGCTTGGCCGATGCGGCTGTGGGCCTAGACGCCCTCTTCCATCTGGCGGCCGTCGCTGACGTCAACGACGTGGACCGTGACCCGGCTAGGGCGGTGGCGGTAAACGTGCTCGGGACGGCCAACGCCCTGGTGGCCTGCCTGCGGGCCGAGGTGGGCCGCTTTTTCCTGGCCAGCACCGTATGGGTCTACTCCTCGCTGCCCGAAGAGGTGGAAGCGCCTGTCGACGAGGACGCCCCCTTGGCAGTGGCAGCCGACCGCCACGTCTACACCACCACCAAGCTGGCCGCCGAGATGCTCTGCCACGACTTCCAGCGCCGGCACGGCCTGCCCTGCACCATCCTGCGCTACGGCATCCCCTACGGCCCTCGCATGCGCCCGTCCCTGGTCATCCCCACCTTTGTGCGCCGCGCCCTCCGGGGCGAGCCGCTGTTAGTGGCCGGCGACGGCTCCCAGAGCCGTCGCTTCCTGTACGTGGGCGACCTGGCCCGCGCCCACACCCTGGCCCTCTCGCCCCAGGCCGCCGGCCGCACCTACAACCTGGATGGCGACGAGGAGGTCTCCATCCTCCGCCTAGCGGAGACAGTCCTGCGCTTGACCGGCTCCTCTAGCCCCATCCAGTTCGTGCCTGCCCGGGGGGGCGACTACCGGGGCGTGGCCGTCAGCAACGAGAGGGCGCGGCGGGAGCTCGGCTGGCAGCCGCAGGTGCCCTTCGAGGAGGGGATGGCCAGGACGGTGGACTGGCTGGTGCAGCAGGAGGGTCTGGCCGCCACCAGGCAGCCATGA
- a CDS encoding glycosyltransferase yields MKEALPSHRHVAPAPRSRRLVAVVPAYNEESTVAQVLERLHPLVDHIVAVDDGSTDATRQRLLAWAGEREGVHLLLFDRNRGLSAAYRAAFRLLAKLRERGELSDDDIVVTVDADGQHDPSDVGRLVSALEEDGYDAVIARRDLKGYSLLKRAGNWLLSLWASLWAGRRLRDVESGLRAFRLGVLLACLPYYRGWRYSETVELAVVLCRLGYRVLDGPQVTVPVRRSRTSIGDGLVDFLVMPLAWWRTWAGHGRPAGLPLLISYLLPLPFLLGVAFVVFDLLWHPLFLGDDSAHHYAHIWFVGRYLAQHRTLPLHFPLLEGGRAMAFPYGLPIYVVGGLLHLALGDRAVGLMMALALVGVLGAAALLRPVLRRPWPLALLLLNPFLVDAVYAFQLTTIWCACFFLLWAWAVEWRRPLLATPLLWLTVASHPVVGIPAVAGYSSYAWLRRREALPSVLASVALSAPALAPVIWMTLHTPALSEAPLGTVAASVADSLSRRLTIFALPIAAGEAWPWLRQRYLPVFGAGLVALGIGVALATGPVQVHPGVGSYYGALHGERHIYDEFLASDAFRPGAVYRVLEPNEREDGMYRLIQHGAVLAHEFFSESEQHRNWPPLADYRCYLARKEVDYVAVERDFQRQFHTNEAALLGELLAQGEAQVAYVDPAGRFIIYDVSRVKGIGWMGVGACRS; encoded by the coding sequence ATGAAAGAGGCGTTGCCCTCTCACAGGCACGTCGCCCCAGCGCCCCGCTCTCGCCGGTTGGTGGCGGTGGTGCCTGCCTACAACGAGGAGAGCACCGTGGCCCAGGTGCTGGAACGGCTCCACCCCCTGGTGGACCACATAGTGGCCGTGGACGACGGGTCCACCGATGCCACCCGCCAGCGGCTCCTGGCTTGGGCCGGGGAGAGGGAGGGCGTGCATCTGTTGCTGTTCGACCGCAACCGTGGCCTGTCCGCCGCCTACCGGGCGGCATTCCGCCTGTTAGCCAAGCTGCGGGAGCGCGGCGAGCTTTCAGACGACGACATCGTAGTGACAGTAGATGCCGATGGCCAGCACGACCCTTCCGATGTGGGGCGCCTAGTATCGGCCCTGGAGGAGGACGGCTACGATGCCGTCATCGCCCGCCGCGACCTGAAGGGCTACAGCCTCCTTAAGCGAGCCGGCAACTGGCTCCTGTCTCTCTGGGCCTCCCTCTGGGCCGGCCGCCGCCTGCGGGACGTGGAGTCGGGGCTGCGGGCCTTCCGGTTAGGGGTACTGCTGGCCTGCTTGCCTTACTACCGGGGCTGGCGCTACAGCGAGACGGTGGAGCTGGCTGTGGTTCTCTGCCGTCTGGGCTACCGGGTGCTGGACGGGCCCCAGGTGACAGTGCCGGTGCGCCGCTCCCGAACCAGCATCGGCGATGGCCTGGTGGACTTCCTGGTCATGCCTCTGGCCTGGTGGCGGACCTGGGCGGGACATGGGCGGCCGGCCGGCCTCCCCCTGCTCATCTCCTACCTCCTCCCGCTGCCGTTCCTGCTGGGCGTCGCCTTCGTCGTCTTCGACCTGCTGTGGCATCCCCTCTTCCTGGGTGACGACTCGGCCCACCACTACGCCCACATTTGGTTCGTGGGGCGCTACTTGGCCCAGCACCGCACTCTGCCCCTTCACTTCCCGCTGCTGGAGGGAGGGCGAGCCATGGCCTTCCCCTATGGCTTGCCCATCTATGTGGTCGGGGGCCTGCTGCATCTGGCCCTGGGAGACCGGGCGGTGGGGCTAATGATGGCCTTGGCCCTGGTGGGCGTCCTGGGGGCGGCAGCCCTCCTGCGTCCCGTCCTGCGACGACCGTGGCCCCTGGCCCTGCTGCTGTTGAACCCCTTCTTGGTGGACGCGGTCTACGCCTTCCAGCTCACCACCATATGGTGCGCGTGCTTCTTCCTGCTCTGGGCCTGGGCGGTCGAGTGGCGGCGGCCGCTGCTGGCGACTCCCCTCCTCTGGCTAACAGTGGCCTCCCACCCGGTGGTGGGCATCCCCGCCGTCGCCGGCTACTCATCCTATGCCTGGCTGCGAAGGCGGGAGGCCCTGCCCAGCGTGCTGGCGTCGGTCGCCCTGTCGGCCCCGGCCCTGGCCCCTGTCATCTGGATGACGTTGCACACCCCTGCCCTGTCGGAGGCCCCCCTTGGCACCGTCGCCGCCTCGGTAGCCGATTCGTTGTCCCGCCGTCTGACCATCTTCGCACTGCCCATCGCTGCGGGGGAAGCTTGGCCCTGGCTGCGGCAGCGCTACCTGCCAGTCTTCGGGGCCGGCCTGGTGGCGCTTGGCATTGGCGTGGCGTTAGCAACGGGGCCTGTCCAGGTCCACCCTGGGGTGGGCAGCTACTATGGCGCCCTGCATGGCGAGCGCCATATCTACGATGAGTTCTTGGCCTCGGACGCCTTCCGGCCCGGCGCCGTCTACCGCGTGCTGGAGCCTAACGAGCGGGAGGACGGAATGTACCGCCTGATCCAGCATGGGGCGGTGCTGGCCCACGAGTTCTTCAGCGAGAGCGAGCAGCACCGCAACTGGCCCCCCCTGGCCGACTACCGCTGCTACCTGGCCCGTAAGGAAGTGGACTACGTGGCTGTGGAGAGGGACTTTCAGCGCCAGTTCCACACCAACGAGGCAGCCCTGCTGGGCGAGCTGCTTGCCCAGGGCGAGGCCCAGGTCGCCTACGTTGACCCGGCTGGCCGCTTCATTATCTATGACGTGTCGAGGGTCAAGGGCATAGGGTGGATGGGGGTGGGAGCTTGCCGGAGCTGA
- a CDS encoding polysaccharide deacetylase family protein: MPLRLLLALPPLALALLGAGYYEAMTPSSQLYGRLVSHGPRSQPLVALTFDDGPNGGWTLAVARLLEDRGVRGTFFLVGENVAADPSTARELVAGGHLVGNHSYHHRKRDALLDPSYAEMGQAEAAIRRATGVCPALFRPPNGFHTPWQLRAVARRGLLAVTWDVQPSDWKGPSPEELARRVVEGARSGSIVLLHDGLDTRQGVDRSQLLAALPAIIDGLQARGFRLVRLDELLGVAPYLPDCRWAEGA; the protein is encoded by the coding sequence ATGCCTCTGCGCCTGCTGCTGGCCCTCCCGCCCCTGGCCCTGGCCCTGCTAGGGGCAGGCTACTACGAGGCCATGACACCCTCGTCCCAACTCTACGGGAGGCTGGTGTCCCATGGCCCCCGCAGCCAGCCCCTGGTGGCCCTCACCTTCGACGACGGCCCCAATGGGGGGTGGACGTTGGCCGTGGCCAGGCTGCTGGAGGACCGGGGCGTGCGAGGCACTTTCTTCTTGGTGGGAGAGAACGTCGCTGCCGACCCGTCCACGGCACGGGAGCTAGTAGCCGGCGGGCACCTGGTGGGCAACCACTCCTACCACCACCGCAAGCGCGACGCCCTGCTGGACCCCTCTTACGCCGAGATGGGACAGGCCGAGGCAGCCATCCGCCGGGCAACCGGCGTATGTCCGGCCCTCTTCCGTCCTCCCAACGGCTTCCACACCCCCTGGCAGCTCAGGGCCGTGGCCCGTCGCGGCCTGCTGGCCGTCACCTGGGATGTCCAGCCGTCCGACTGGAAGGGGCCCTCGCCGGAGGAGTTGGCCCGAAGGGTGGTGGAGGGGGCACGTTCCGGCTCCATCGTCCTCCTGCACGACGGCCTCGACACCAGGCAGGGGGTGGACCGCTCCCAGCTGCTGGCTGCCCTGCCGGCCATCATCGACGGCCTGCAGGCTAGGGGCTTCCGGCTGGTGCGGCTGGACGAGCTGCTGGGCGTAGCCCCCTATCTCCCCGACTGCCGCTGGGCGGAGGGAGCATGA
- a CDS encoding NAD-dependent epimerase/dehydratase family protein, giving the protein MSRRVLVTGGAGFIGSHIVEALLAQGWEVEVLDNLSAGSPANLPLGVPLHRGDIRSPQALGRLKGRFEAVVHCAGQTSVAFSVRRPDLDWQVNVLGTANLLLWAAARKVSRFVFLSSGGAIYGETPKPACEDDPPRPLSPYGRHKLLAEILVRASGLPHALLRPANVYGPRQRAGAEGGVVPIFLERLLVGRQLEVHGDGLQQRDFVHVADVAAAAALALRWPQDVTWNVATGRAVTVLELAHLLAGLLGLEPRLRFLPPRPGDVRRSVLDPSRLLSTGCWGPPLPLEEGLRILVAPLRCPSALMLQ; this is encoded by the coding sequence ATGAGCCGTCGCGTGCTGGTGACGGGCGGGGCTGGCTTCATCGGCTCCCACATCGTGGAGGCCCTTCTGGCCCAGGGCTGGGAGGTGGAGGTGCTGGACAACCTGAGCGCCGGCTCCCCGGCCAACCTGCCCCTCGGTGTTCCCCTCCACCGCGGCGATATACGCTCGCCCCAGGCCCTGGGCCGCTTGAAGGGGCGGTTCGAGGCGGTAGTCCACTGCGCCGGTCAGACTAGTGTCGCCTTCTCGGTCCGCCGGCCCGACCTGGACTGGCAGGTGAACGTGCTGGGGACAGCCAACCTGCTGCTTTGGGCAGCTGCCAGGAAGGTGAGCCGCTTCGTGTTCCTCTCCTCCGGCGGCGCCATCTACGGCGAGACGCCCAAACCGGCCTGCGAGGACGACCCGCCGCGGCCCCTCAGCCCGTACGGGCGCCACAAGTTGCTGGCTGAGATTCTGGTGCGGGCATCGGGCCTGCCCCATGCCCTCCTGCGGCCGGCCAACGTCTACGGCCCTCGCCAACGGGCAGGCGCCGAGGGAGGGGTAGTCCCCATCTTCCTGGAGCGGCTGCTCGTGGGTCGCCAGCTGGAGGTCCACGGCGACGGGCTTCAGCAGCGGGACTTCGTCCATGTCGCCGATGTGGCGGCGGCGGCTGCTTTGGCCTTGCGCTGGCCCCAGGACGTCACCTGGAACGTGGCCACCGGCAGGGCTGTGACGGTGCTGGAGCTGGCCCACCTGCTGGCAGGGCTGCTGGGCCTGGAGCCGCGACTGCGCTTCCTGCCCCCACGGCCTGGCGACGTGCGTCGCTCCGTGCTGGACCCTTCCCGCCTCCTCTCCACTGGCTGCTGGGGGCCGCCCCTGCCCCTGGAGGAGGGGCTTCGCATCCTCGTGGCCCCTCTGCGCTGCCCTTCGGCCTTAATGCTCCAATAG
- a CDS encoding low affinity iron permease family protein — protein MARYPVYPKSPFLRLARWTARAAGHPLGFTLAVLVILGWAATGPLFGFSDTWQLVINTGTTIVTFLMVFLIQNTQNHDGAVVQLKLDELIRAERHAHNALLDLDELTDRELERLRTHYLELARRAREELRQRGRDTGSPELGMGWAMDMGEGGP, from the coding sequence ATGGCGAGGTATCCCGTGTATCCCAAGTCGCCCTTCTTGCGGCTGGCCCGCTGGACGGCCAGGGCAGCCGGGCATCCCCTGGGGTTCACGCTGGCGGTGCTGGTCATCTTGGGGTGGGCGGCCACGGGGCCTCTTTTCGGCTTCAGCGACACCTGGCAGCTGGTCATCAACACCGGCACCACCATCGTCACCTTCCTGATGGTGTTCCTCATTCAGAACACTCAGAACCACGACGGCGCGGTCGTGCAGCTGAAGCTGGACGAGCTGATAAGGGCTGAGCGGCATGCCCACAACGCCCTCCTGGACCTGGACGAGCTGACGGACCGGGAGCTAGAGCGGCTGCGCACCCACTACCTGGAGCTGGCCAGGCGGGCGCGAGAGGAGCTGCGGCAGCGGGGCCGGGACACGGGCAGCCCTGAGCTCGGCATGGGGTGGGCCATGGATATGGGAGAGGGCGGTCCTTGA
- a CDS encoding methyltransferase domain-containing protein, giving the protein MTTETGKSKEGWGSDFFGTLNEAPPQVLGLLSHVLEAMASEPAFRQARLDMLTRLAEGGGHQVLEAGCGTGVAMPDVLSVWGQGVRYTGVDPTEGFLEAARQRAQRLGIEGARLLSGDIRSLPVEAGSFDAAFCDKVLLHVGPAEAGLRELARAVRPGGRVGAVEWHPYFVVSTRTPRLAHALNAIFSRAVYDHMVCANLKRHLWAAGLSPVWAEWYLGGAQGLDERPFWRAFLVEQLPLFVHAGLIEEGDAQTLTQELTGLSGQGLFSACFVVQAAVAVKP; this is encoded by the coding sequence ATGACAACCGAGACGGGCAAGAGCAAGGAGGGCTGGGGCAGCGACTTTTTCGGCACCCTCAACGAGGCACCGCCCCAGGTGTTGGGCCTCTTGTCCCATGTGCTGGAGGCCATGGCCAGCGAGCCGGCCTTCCGCCAGGCCCGCCTAGACATGCTGACCAGGCTGGCCGAGGGGGGAGGCCACCAGGTGCTGGAGGCGGGCTGCGGCACCGGCGTGGCCATGCCCGACGTGCTCTCCGTATGGGGGCAAGGCGTGCGCTACACTGGCGTAGACCCCACCGAAGGCTTCCTGGAGGCCGCCAGGCAGCGCGCGCAGCGCCTGGGCATAGAGGGTGCCCGGCTGCTATCGGGGGACATCCGCTCCCTACCCGTGGAGGCTGGGAGCTTCGATGCCGCCTTCTGCGACAAGGTGCTGCTGCACGTAGGGCCGGCGGAGGCTGGCCTGCGGGAGCTGGCGCGGGCGGTGCGGCCCGGTGGTCGCGTGGGGGCCGTGGAGTGGCACCCCTACTTTGTCGTCAGTACCCGGACGCCCCGGTTGGCCCACGCTCTGAACGCCATCTTCTCGCGGGCGGTGTACGACCACATGGTCTGCGCCAATCTCAAGCGGCACCTGTGGGCGGCCGGCCTCAGCCCCGTCTGGGCCGAGTGGTACCTGGGCGGCGCGCAGGGGCTCGACGAGCGGCCCTTCTGGCGTGCCTTCCTGGTTGAGCAGCTGCCCCTGTTCGTCCACGCTGGGCTCATAGAGGAGGGCGACGCCCAGACCCTGACCCAGGAGCTGACGGGCCTCAGCGGCCAGGGCCTCTTCAGCGCCTGCTTCGTGGTGCAGGCGGCTGTCGCCGTGAAGCCGTAA
- a CDS encoding HEAT repeat domain-containing protein, protein MVRFCPNCWRMVEEAVEACPACGHRPKLSDEESYEDKLLAALEHPVADVRMVAVEVLGQRRSRRAVPALFKLLVDEEADFYLLRQVVKALATIGTPDALRSLGWAARRHPSRLVRNEARTAIAAATARERDVKKRPCQ, encoded by the coding sequence ATGGTCAGGTTCTGCCCCAACTGCTGGCGCATGGTGGAGGAGGCGGTCGAGGCCTGCCCAGCCTGCGGCCACCGCCCCAAGTTGAGCGACGAGGAGTCCTACGAGGACAAGTTGCTTGCTGCGCTAGAGCACCCCGTGGCCGACGTGCGCATGGTAGCCGTGGAGGTGCTCGGGCAGCGCCGCAGCCGGCGAGCGGTGCCGGCGCTTTTCAAGTTGTTAGTCGACGAGGAGGCCGATTTCTACCTGCTGCGGCAGGTGGTTAAGGCCCTGGCCACCATAGGCACGCCGGACGCCCTCCGCTCCCTCGGCTGGGCCGCCCGCCGCCATCCCTCGCGCCTGGTGAGGAACGAGGCTCGGACAGCCATAGCCGCCGCTACAGCACGCGAGAGGGACGTGAAGAAGCGGCCATGCCAGTAG
- a CDS encoding universal stress protein → MRVALALARLSAGAEVWALSVEEGLPHLPETIDEFAEEKERQNAIFQLLHGQASALAAEEGVDLKVRVVAGHPAQALVRFAEQGGFDLLVIGHSGRSGIWGTFLGSTADKIVRHAKCSVLVVR, encoded by the coding sequence TTGCGGGTAGCCTTAGCCCTCGCCAGGCTGAGCGCAGGGGCCGAGGTCTGGGCGCTTTCGGTGGAAGAGGGGTTGCCTCACCTGCCCGAGACCATCGACGAGTTCGCCGAGGAGAAGGAGCGCCAGAACGCCATCTTCCAGCTGCTGCATGGGCAGGCATCGGCCCTGGCCGCCGAGGAGGGGGTGGATTTGAAAGTAAGGGTGGTGGCAGGTCACCCCGCCCAGGCCTTAGTCCGTTTCGCCGAGCAGGGCGGGTTCGACCTGCTGGTCATCGGCCACAGCGGTCGCTCGGGCATCTGGGGAACGTTCCTGGGCAGCACCGCCGACAAGATCGTACGCCACGCCAAGTGCTCGGTGCTGGTAGTCCGTTAG
- a CDS encoding cation:proton antiporter, whose product MSVPNELQSPQAIGAAWMALAFLASLLSLRLGVSVALVELVIGALAGNALHLKPNEWANFLAGLGSVVLTFLAGAEVEPHILRRRGREVLSIGIVAFAAPFLGAFLFAHLAVGWDLRAAQIAGLALSTTSVAVVYAVMVETGLNETELGKMILAACFVNDLGTVVVLGALFAHASAWLLLFAAAMLVVFLSFPAVSRRLIPVLRGRASEPEIRFLFVMLLGLGALAVAGGSEAVLPAYLLGMAAANLLAVERVMVQRLRAITFGLLTPFFFLRAGALIQWEAIASGAGLIALLLLVKLVTKFLGVQPLTELFRFGRRSGIYTSLLMSTGLTFGTISALFGLNRGVIDQGQYTVLVTVVVLSALVPTIIAQQFFLPSAAEIGKSASEQGEELRIDVLQDSGRI is encoded by the coding sequence ATGTCTGTTCCCAACGAGCTGCAAAGCCCCCAGGCCATCGGTGCGGCCTGGATGGCGTTGGCCTTTCTGGCTAGCCTATTGTCCCTGCGACTGGGCGTCTCGGTGGCCTTGGTGGAGCTGGTCATCGGCGCCCTCGCCGGCAACGCCCTTCACCTGAAGCCCAATGAGTGGGCCAACTTCCTGGCCGGCCTGGGCAGCGTTGTTCTCACCTTCCTGGCCGGGGCTGAGGTGGAGCCTCACATCCTGCGCCGCAGGGGCCGTGAGGTCCTCTCCATCGGCATCGTCGCCTTCGCCGCCCCCTTCTTGGGGGCCTTCTTGTTCGCACATCTGGCGGTGGGTTGGGACCTTCGTGCCGCCCAGATAGCGGGGCTGGCCCTATCCACCACCTCGGTGGCGGTGGTCTATGCGGTGATGGTGGAAACGGGGCTTAACGAGACGGAGCTGGGCAAGATGATCCTGGCCGCCTGCTTCGTCAACGACCTAGGCACGGTGGTGGTGCTGGGTGCCCTGTTCGCCCATGCCAGCGCCTGGCTGCTGCTATTTGCCGCTGCGATGCTGGTGGTGTTTTTGTCCTTCCCTGCTGTGTCGCGGAGACTGATACCTGTCCTGAGGGGTAGGGCCAGCGAGCCTGAGATTAGGTTCCTGTTCGTCATGCTGTTGGGCCTGGGCGCGCTGGCGGTCGCGGGCGGGAGCGAGGCGGTGCTGCCAGCCTACCTGTTGGGGATGGCCGCCGCCAACCTGTTGGCGGTGGAGCGGGTGATGGTGCAGCGCCTGAGGGCCATCACCTTCGGCCTCCTGACCCCCTTCTTCTTTCTCCGGGCAGGCGCCCTCATCCAGTGGGAGGCCATAGCATCTGGGGCCGGGCTCATAGCTCTCCTGTTGCTGGTGAAGCTGGTTACTAAGTTCTTGGGCGTGCAGCCGCTCACGGAGCTCTTCCGTTTCGGTCGCAGGAGTGGCATCTATACCTCCCTGCTTATGTCGACGGGGCTGACCTTCGGCACCATCTCGGCCCTGTTCGGCCTCAACAGGGGCGTCATAGACCAGGGCCAGTACACGGTGCTGGTCACGGTGGTGGTGCTGAGCGCGCTGGTGCCCACCATCATCGCCCAGCAGTTCTTTCTGCCTAGCGCTGCTGAGATAGGAAAGTCTGCCAGCGAGCAGGGGGAGGAATTGAGGATCGATGTTCTCCAGGATTCTGGTCGGATTTGA